A single region of the Bacteroidota bacterium genome encodes:
- a CDS encoding TetR/AcrR family transcriptional regulator, with translation MAKKISTEEKILESAQKVFHNKGFAGTRMQEIADTAEINKGLLHYYFKSKEKLFESVFNIALKQMLGRLNTTLGENVDLFTKIEKLVDSYISVLSKNTFIPNFIFHEINRNPDFFNEKVKTLNNLEGIKIFENQIREETEKGTIIEINPKQLIINIISMSIFPFIAKPMAMGILEISKKEFSKIIEERKKLVAEFTISAIKK, from the coding sequence ATGGCTAAAAAAATTTCAACAGAGGAAAAGATATTAGAATCTGCTCAAAAAGTTTTTCATAATAAAGGATTTGCAGGTACAAGAATGCAGGAAATTGCAGATACTGCCGAAATAAATAAAGGATTACTTCACTACTATTTCAAGTCAAAAGAAAAACTTTTTGAGTCGGTCTTTAACATTGCTTTGAAACAAATGCTGGGAAGACTAAATACAACTTTAGGAGAAAACGTTGATTTATTTACTAAGATTGAAAAACTGGTAGACAGTTACATTTCGGTATTAAGTAAAAACACTTTTATCCCAAATTTTATTTTTCACGAAATAAACAGAAACCCCGATTTTTTTAATGAAAAAGTTAAGACCTTAAATAACCTTGAAGGGATTAAAATATTCGAAAATCAAATAAGGGAAGAAACAGAAAAAGGAACAATAATCGAAATCAATCCAAAACAGCTAATTATCAACATCATATCAATGTCGATATTTCCATTTATTGCCAAGCCAATGGCTATGGGTATTTTAGAAATTTCGAAAAAAGAATTCAGTAAAATTATAGAGGAGAGAAAAAAGCTGGTTGCTGAATTCACTATAAGCGCAATCAAAAAGTAA
- a CDS encoding ABC transporter ATP-binding protein, with the protein MIEINNISKSYDSVKALSNVSINVEKGKLFGLIGPDGAGKSTLFRILTTLILPDEGNAKLMDFDTVKDYKQIRNKIGYMPGKFSLYMDLSVQENLKFFANVFSTTIDANYEMIEDIYVMLEPFKNRKAGDLSGGMKQKLALCCALIHKPELLLLDEPTFGVDPVSRKEFWENLKKLQKNDGLTTIVSTPYMDEASLCDEVALIQDGKIMAVDTPENISNKFSKTLYEIKSSNNYKTLTLIRNFEEINTAYMFGNSIHVTLKNDNKPEELKQLINIENIEYSIEEIKPNIEDSFMELMAKEQ; encoded by the coding sequence ATGATTGAAATAAACAACATATCAAAAAGTTACGATTCTGTAAAAGCACTTTCAAATGTTTCAATAAATGTAGAAAAAGGTAAACTATTTGGACTTATCGGACCTGATGGTGCCGGGAAGTCAACCTTATTCAGGATACTAACTACTCTTATTTTACCTGATGAAGGCAATGCAAAACTCATGGACTTCGACACAGTAAAGGATTATAAACAAATACGAAATAAAATAGGCTATATGCCGGGGAAATTTTCCTTATACATGGATCTAAGTGTTCAGGAGAATCTTAAGTTTTTTGCCAATGTTTTTAGCACCACGATTGATGCCAATTACGAAATGATCGAGGATATTTATGTAATGCTAGAGCCCTTCAAAAACCGTAAAGCCGGTGACTTATCGGGAGGAATGAAACAAAAACTGGCATTGTGCTGTGCTTTAATACATAAACCTGAACTTTTATTACTTGACGAACCGACATTTGGCGTTGACCCTGTTTCGAGAAAAGAGTTTTGGGAGAATTTAAAAAAGCTTCAGAAAAACGACGGATTAACAACCATTGTTTCTACACCTTATATGGATGAAGCTTCGCTATGCGATGAAGTAGCGTTAATTCAGGATGGAAAGATTATGGCCGTAGATACTCCCGAAAATATATCTAATAAATTCAGTAAAACTCTTTACGAAATTAAATCATCGAACAATTATAAAACACTCACACTTATAAGAAATTTTGAAGAAATAAATACAGCTTATATGTTTGGAAACAGCATCCATGTAACATTGAAAAACGACAATAAGCCTGAAGAACTTAAACAGCTCATTAACATAGAAAATATTGAATACAGCATTGAGGAAATAAAACCAAACATAGAAGATAGTTTTATGGAATTGATGGCTAAAGAACAATAA
- a CDS encoding HlyD family efflux transporter periplasmic adaptor subunit, whose amino-acid sequence MKNIILLILLGAFASCNNNENPADANGNFESNATTISAENAGKLSSFTIEEGDIVKSNSVVGIIDTTQLYLKKEQLRASSISIESQSKSVLSQIDVLKEQLKVQESNLSRIRKMYKDGSATKKQLDDLQGQVNVTKQQISSVQAQNASVISQYQSLNIQIKQIEDQISKSIIKNPVAGTILIKYVEQYEFVAPGKPLYQIQDINRLKLKAYVTEPQLSTIKIGQKVKIGIDSTDEEKSFDGTITWISSQAEFTPKIIQTKDERQNLVYAIKIDVNNDGSLKIGMPASVYFN is encoded by the coding sequence ATGAAAAACATAATCTTACTAATACTGCTAGGCGCATTTGCATCGTGCAACAACAACGAAAACCCCGCAGATGCCAATGGAAACTTCGAAAGCAATGCTACAACCATTTCTGCCGAAAATGCCGGAAAATTATCTTCTTTCACGATCGAAGAAGGCGACATCGTTAAGAGTAATTCGGTTGTTGGAATTATTGATACAACGCAACTATACTTGAAAAAAGAACAATTAAGAGCTTCCTCTATCAGCATTGAGTCGCAATCAAAAAGTGTGTTATCTCAGATAGACGTACTCAAAGAACAATTGAAAGTTCAGGAAAGTAACCTGAGCAGGATCAGGAAAATGTACAAAGACGGTTCTGCAACAAAAAAACAACTCGACGACTTACAGGGGCAGGTAAATGTTACTAAGCAACAAATTTCGAGTGTTCAGGCACAGAATGCATCAGTAATTAGCCAATATCAATCGCTTAATATACAGATAAAACAAATTGAGGATCAAATCTCAAAAAGCATAATAAAAAACCCTGTTGCCGGAACAATATTGATTAAATATGTTGAGCAATATGAGTTTGTTGCCCCCGGAAAACCTTTATATCAGATTCAGGACATAAATAGATTAAAGCTTAAGGCCTATGTGACAGAACCTCAACTTTCCACTATTAAAATTGGGCAAAAAGTAAAAATAGGAATCGATTCAACTGACGAAGAAAAAAGTTTTGACGGTACAATTACATGGATCAGTTCACAGGCAGAATTCACTCCAAAAATAATCCAGACAAAAGACGAAAGGCAAAATCTGGTTTATGCAATAAAAATTGATGTTAATAACGATGGCAGCCTGAAAATCGGGATGCCTGCAAGTGTGTATTTTAATTAG
- a CDS encoding TolC family protein, translated as MKKALYILILLILPSMMFAQQLSVNLEQCRDSAKVNWPGFKKMAMQKENKELIIKTLNKNYLPKLTLGAGATYQSEVVVFPEIQIPGMDNFFPTIPNDNYRADLQLSQIIYDGGNTKSAKDLQLASNSLEETQIEIENYNLMEQINQLYLNVLVLEQNNIVLLTADKEIDENLKILQSAYNNGMILASELNKVKAEKITIEKQLMNNKTAKLNAIQSLAVLTGLEINYDTSFQVPGESTNKLNTLPQLKIFEAQEDLNKAGLEMEFRNKFPKIALFANGGYGRPGYNFMDTDLHSYGMVGVNLSWDVIDWGTYGKQKEKSEVKQKIIEANKEAFVMQNSLEVQKINNDLANIQNQIEMDKKVIKIKEEIKNSSWSKFQNGTITSNEYLKDFNDLKRAQQTLEINKIQLIQKELALKHLEGIKY; from the coding sequence ATGAAAAAAGCACTATACATTTTAATCCTGCTAATCCTGCCAAGTATGATGTTTGCACAGCAGTTAAGTGTGAACCTCGAACAATGCAGAGATTCGGCAAAAGTGAATTGGCCGGGTTTCAAAAAAATGGCTATGCAAAAGGAGAATAAAGAATTAATAATAAAAACTCTTAACAAAAACTATCTCCCTAAATTAACTCTTGGTGCCGGCGCAACTTACCAGTCGGAGGTTGTAGTTTTTCCTGAAATACAGATTCCGGGGATGGACAATTTCTTTCCAACAATACCAAACGACAACTATAGAGCAGATCTTCAGCTTTCACAAATAATATATGATGGTGGAAATACAAAAAGCGCAAAGGACCTTCAGCTAGCATCAAATTCTCTTGAGGAAACTCAAATAGAAATTGAGAACTACAACCTGATGGAACAGATAAACCAATTATACCTAAACGTATTAGTTCTTGAACAAAACAATATTGTACTACTGACTGCCGATAAAGAGATAGATGAAAATTTAAAAATTTTACAATCTGCCTACAACAATGGAATGATCTTAGCTTCTGAACTAAATAAAGTAAAGGCTGAAAAAATCACAATAGAAAAGCAGCTAATGAACAACAAAACAGCAAAGCTTAATGCTATTCAATCTTTGGCTGTACTCACAGGTTTAGAGATTAACTATGATACATCTTTTCAGGTCCCCGGTGAATCAACAAACAAACTTAACACCTTACCTCAACTAAAAATATTTGAAGCACAGGAAGACTTGAATAAGGCCGGTTTGGAAATGGAATTCAGAAACAAATTTCCCAAAATAGCTCTTTTCGCTAACGGAGGCTATGGTCGTCCCGGATACAACTTCATGGATACAGATTTACACTCATACGGTATGGTAGGAGTAAATCTTTCGTGGGATGTAATTGACTGGGGAACTTATGGTAAACAAAAAGAAAAATCGGAAGTAAAACAAAAAATAATCGAAGCAAACAAAGAAGCCTTCGTAATGCAAAACAGCCTTGAGGTTCAAAAAATTAATAATGACTTAGCAAATATTCAAAACCAGATTGAAATGGATAAGAAAGTAATTAAAATTAAGGAAGAAATTAAAAACTCCTCCTGGTCTAAATTTCAAAACGGAACTATTACCTCCAACGAATATCTGAAGGATTTTAATGATCTGAAAAGAGCTCAACAAACTTTAGAAATTAATAAAATTCAGCTTATTCAGAAGGAACTTGCCCTTAAACACTTAGAGGGAATTAAGTATTAA